The Flavobacterium galactosidilyticum nucleotide sequence GCAGGAATGTTTACGGATGAATTTGGTGAAATTCGATTTTATGACAATGAAACCGATAATTACCAACAAGATCATTATCAGTTGCATTGGAACGAAAAAGTAGCTGAAAAATGGAGTACGAATCTCGCTTTTCATTACACAAAAGGTGTTGGGTTTTATGAAAACTACAAAGAAAATGCTAAATTCTCAGCCTACGGACTAACTCCAATACTTATTAATGGAACAACTATTAATAAAACAGATTTGATTCGTCAGAAGTGGTTAATCAATGATTTTTATGGAACTACTTTTTCGGCAAATTACAAAGAGGAAAAGCTCAATGTGATTTTTGGAGGAGGTTATAATAGATACGAAGGTGATCACTTTGGCAGAATAATTTGGGCGCGTTATGCCTCAAAATCAGAATTAGATGATCGCTTTTATGATGATTCTGCTTCTAAAACAGACGGAAATGTTTTTGCAAAAGCAAATTATCAAATCACTGAAAAGCTGAATTTATTCGGCGATCTGCAACTTCGAAACGTATCTTATAAAGCTGATAGTGCCGAAGCAGGCTTGGTCAACGATAGTTTTAATTTCTTCAATCCAAAAGCGGGTTTGAATTATGAAATTAATGCTAACAACGCATTGTATTTTTCGTATGCACGAGCGAATCGCGAACCCAATAGATCCGATTATGAAAACGGAAGTCCACGACCAGAGAAATTAAACGATTTTGAACTAGGATTGCGTCATGTAGATTCAAAAGTAAAATTGAATGCTAATATCTATTATATGGCATACAAAGATCAATTGATTGTAACTGGAGCTTTAGACGATGTAGGTGCGCCAATACGTGAAAATAGCGGTGATAGTTACCGTTTAGGAGTTGAACTTGATGCAACGATTTCGATTTTGGATAATTTATTTATTAGACCAAACGTAACAGTAAGTACCAATAAAAATAAAGATTTTTTCTTTAAGAGAGATGGTGTTTTAACTTCATTAGGAAATACAAATATTGCTTTTTCTCCTGATTTTATTGCGGGAAATATCGTGAGCTTTGTACCGGTGGAGAAACTTCAAATATCGTTTCTGTCCAAATTCGTAGGGGAACAATATATGGCAAACATAGATGCTGAAGGCTCTAAGCTGAAATCTTATTTTACAAATGATTTGAATGTTTCTTATGAGATTATTCCAATATCAGTTTTTAAATCGATTTATCTTTCTGCTTTAGTAAACAATATTTTCGATTATAAATACATATCGAATGGTTTTTTCTATACTTATGATGATGATTATACTAATCCTCCCGCGATTGCTACAAAAGAAGGAGCTGGTTATTACCCACAAGCGGGAATCAACTTTTTAGTAGGAATGACGCTGAAGTTTTAAAATTAAATACTCTATTCTACTAAAAAGGCTGAAAGTTATAAACTTTCAGCCTTTTTTAATTATAAACTCTAATCACATCACCGTTAACTTGAACACGATATTCTTTCAATGGATATTGTAATTTTCCTTGACCGCTAAACAAGCTGTATTCTTCTTTATCGCATGGGCAAACGAGAGTAATGCCTTTTAAAGTCATTGTTGAGCAGGAAGCTAAAGCCTGATTAGGGCAAGCAATATCAAAGGCTTTGTAGCCACTTCCAGTATTGAAAACTACAACACCACGCACTCCTTTTGCGGGAATTAAAACCGCATTACTCACAAACTTTAGATTTGAGTATTCAGGTAAATTTAAGTTGAGGTCTATAAGCACAGAATAATTAGGTAAGTACGGGTTATTACTCCTAATGCCAGAATCGCTACAAGATAAAAATAAAGGAAGGAGTAAAAAAAGGGCAGCGTATTTTTTCATTTTAAAATGTGTCAAACTATTAGCGAAACAAATTTAATTTATTTAACTTTGAATTATATATGATTAACATATAATTATAGACGAAAAAAAAATAGTAGTATCTTTGTGGAAAGAAATCCCGTTCCGATGGGATTTTTTCTATTTATATAAATAAGGAAGTTATGAGTACAGTATCGTATTACACCGCTGATGGTTTAAAAAAATTAAGGGAAGAGTTAGATTATTTAAAAAGCGTTATGCGTCCAAAAGCCTCAGCTGATATAGCAGAAGCAAGGGATAAAGGGGATCTTTCTGAAAACGCAGAATATGATGCCGCTAAAGAGGCGCAGGGAATGCTTGAAATGCGTATTGCTAAATTAGAGGAAGTACATTCTAACGCTCGTTTGATTGATGAAACCCATTTAGATCTTTCTAAAGTTTTGGTATTATCTAATGTGAAAATCAAAAACCAAACTAACGGAATGGAAATGAAGTACACTTTAGTTGCTGAAAGTGAAGCCGATTTAAAAGCTGGGAAAATCTCTGTAACCTCACCAATAGGGAAAGGTTTACTAGGAAAATCATTAGGAGAAGTTGCTGAAATTACGGTTCCAAACGGTGTTTTGAAATTCGAAATTTTAGAAATAACAAGAGACTAAACTAGTAGCAGTTTAGCAGCTCTTTTTCTAGTTATTATTCTATTCTAAACATAATTATTTTCACTATGTCAAGTATTTTTACCAAAATAGTTAACGGAGAAATTCCTTGTTACAAGATTGCTGAAGACGAAAACTTTTTGGCCTTTTTGGATGTAAATCCTAACGCTAAAGGGCACACGCTTTGTATTCCAAAACAAGAAATCGACAAGATTTTTGAAATTGAAGACGATTTGTATATTGGATTAATGCAATTTTCTAAAAAAATCGCAAATGCTTTAGAAAAAACGGTTCCATGTCTCCGAGTAGGAATGGCCGTTGTTGGTCTTGAAGTGCCGCACGCTCACGTACATTTGATTCCGCTGAATGAAATGGACGAAATGCGTTTTCAAAATAAAGTTTCATTATCTAAAGAAGAATTTGAAGTTTTAGCACAAAATATAAAAGAGAATTTATAGTATTTGTAGAAATAGAATAAATTGGTATGATTTTCGTTAAAAGGGAATAGGTGAAAATCTATTCCCTTTTATTTTATTTGAACCTACACATAATTATGAGAATTACAGTCTTACTCCTTTCTTTATTTTTTTCATTCCTAAGCTTTGGACAAGTCAAAACTGAATATAGTTATGTAGATGCCAAAATAGCTACTATTCCAGATTATGCAACTACTTCTACTACGTCAATTGCTAACTTTATTCAATCAAATTTTAAAAGTGATAGTGATAGAATTAGAGCTGCTTTTTATTGGACTGCTTCAAATATAAGGTATGACTTGAAAGACATGAATGTCACTAGATATAGTGAATCTAGAGAAGATAAAATTAATAGAGCATTAAAATCAAAAATGGGGGTTTGTAGTCACTACGCTGCAATTTTTAATGAGCTTG carries:
- a CDS encoding TonB-dependent receptor; its protein translation is MKTICNFSSRKGSKTQNITFLVSLFFFLSIIGSFAQVKDTTKVNQLDEVLVSAVRATTKTPVSFSNLTKKDIKSRNLGQDIPVLMNYLPSVVTTTDAGNGVGYTGIRVRGSDATRVNVTINGIPYNDSESHGTFWVNMPDFASSVESLQLQRGVGTSTNGAGAFGASLNMLTDAYSKESTGEISNSFGSFNTRKHTVKFSTGLMNDHFEIAGRLSALKSDGYIDRAFSDMKSYFLQGTYFGKTTLVKALAFGGNQKTYQAWNGLEDLDKLENDRTFNPAGMFTDEFGEIRFYDNETDNYQQDHYQLHWNEKVAEKWSTNLAFHYTKGVGFYENYKENAKFSAYGLTPILINGTTINKTDLIRQKWLINDFYGTTFSANYKEEKLNVIFGGGYNRYEGDHFGRIIWARYASKSELDDRFYDDSASKTDGNVFAKANYQITEKLNLFGDLQLRNVSYKADSAEAGLVNDSFNFFNPKAGLNYEINANNALYFSYARANREPNRSDYENGSPRPEKLNDFELGLRHVDSKVKLNANIYYMAYKDQLIVTGALDDVGAPIRENSGDSYRLGVELDATISILDNLFIRPNVTVSTNKNKDFFFKRDGVLTSLGNTNIAFSPDFIAGNIVSFVPVEKLQISFLSKFVGEQYMANIDAEGSKLKSYFTNDLNVSYEIIPISVFKSIYLSALVNNIFDYKYISNGFFYTYDDDYTNPPAIATKEGAGYYPQAGINFLVGMTLKF
- a CDS encoding Rieske (2Fe-2S) protein, which produces MKKYAALFLLLPLFLSCSDSGIRSNNPYLPNYSVLIDLNLNLPEYSNLKFVSNAVLIPAKGVRGVVVFNTGSGYKAFDIACPNQALASCSTMTLKGITLVCPCDKEEYSLFSGQGKLQYPLKEYRVQVNGDVIRVYN
- the greA gene encoding transcription elongation factor GreA, coding for MSTVSYYTADGLKKLREELDYLKSVMRPKASADIAEARDKGDLSENAEYDAAKEAQGMLEMRIAKLEEVHSNARLIDETHLDLSKVLVLSNVKIKNQTNGMEMKYTLVAESEADLKAGKISVTSPIGKGLLGKSLGEVAEITVPNGVLKFEILEITRD
- a CDS encoding HIT family protein; the protein is MSSIFTKIVNGEIPCYKIAEDENFLAFLDVNPNAKGHTLCIPKQEIDKIFEIEDDLYIGLMQFSKKIANALEKTVPCLRVGMAVVGLEVPHAHVHLIPLNEMDEMRFQNKVSLSKEEFEVLAQNIKENL